A single genomic interval of Staphylococcus hyicus harbors:
- the glnA gene encoding type I glutamate--ammonia ligase: MPKQNFTKDDIRRFAEEENVRYIRLQFSDILGTIKNVEVPVSQLEKVLDNEMMFDGSSIEGFVRIEESDMYLKPDLNTWVIFPWTAGQGKVARLICDVYTTEGEPFAGDPRSNLKRVLKDMEALGFTDFNLGPEPEFFLFKLDEKGEPTMELNDHGGYFDLAPTDLGENCRRDIVLELEDMGFDIEASHHEVAPGQHEIDFKYADAITACDNIQTFKLVVKTIARQHNLHATFMPKPLFGVNGSGMHFNVSLFKGKENAFYDESGKMELSQDAYHFIAGIMKNARGFTAVCNPLVNSYKRLVPGYEAPSYIAWSGKNRSPLVRVPSSRGLSTRVEIRSVDPAANPYMALATILQAGLDGIKNKIEVQEPVNQNIYEMNREEREAVGIEDLPSTLYTALKAMRENDTVKKALGDHIYNQFINSKSIEWDYYRTQVSEWEVDQYMKQY; the protein is encoded by the coding sequence ATGCCAAAACAAAATTTTACAAAAGATGACATCCGACGCTTTGCAGAAGAAGAAAATGTACGCTATATTCGCTTACAATTTTCTGATATTTTAGGAACAATCAAAAATGTAGAAGTACCAGTAAGCCAATTGGAAAAAGTACTCGATAATGAAATGATGTTTGATGGTTCATCTATCGAAGGATTTGTTCGTATTGAAGAATCTGACATGTATTTAAAACCTGATTTAAACACTTGGGTTATCTTCCCATGGACAGCAGGGCAAGGTAAAGTTGCGCGTTTAATTTGTGATGTTTACACAACTGAAGGTGAACCATTTGCAGGGGATCCTCGTAGTAACTTGAAACGTGTACTTAAAGACATGGAAGCATTAGGTTTTACTGATTTTAACCTTGGACCAGAGCCTGAATTTTTCTTATTTAAGTTAGATGAAAAAGGCGAACCAACGATGGAATTAAATGACCACGGTGGTTACTTCGATTTAGCACCTACTGATTTAGGTGAAAATTGTCGACGTGACATCGTGTTAGAATTAGAAGATATGGGCTTTGATATCGAAGCAAGTCACCATGAAGTGGCACCAGGTCAACATGAAATTGACTTTAAATATGCAGATGCTATCACAGCATGTGATAATATTCAAACATTTAAATTAGTTGTTAAAACTATAGCGAGACAACACAATTTACACGCGACATTTATGCCAAAACCATTATTTGGTGTGAACGGAAGCGGTATGCACTTTAATGTGTCATTATTTAAAGGTAAAGAAAATGCATTTTATGATGAAAGCGGCAAAATGGAATTATCTCAAGATGCCTACCATTTCATCGCAGGAATTATGAAAAATGCACGTGGCTTTACAGCAGTGTGTAACCCATTAGTGAACTCATATAAGCGTCTTGTACCTGGCTATGAAGCGCCAAGTTATATTGCATGGAGTGGCAAAAACCGTTCTCCATTAGTACGTGTTCCTTCATCTCGTGGATTATCTACACGTGTGGAAATTCGCTCGGTTGATCCAGCTGCTAATCCATACATGGCACTTGCAACAATTTTACAAGCTGGTTTAGATGGTATTAAAAACAAAATAGAAGTTCAAGAACCTGTTAACCAAAACATTTATGAAATGAATCGTGAAGAACGCGAAGCAGTAGGTATTGAAGATTTACCATCTACTTTGTATACAGCGCTTAAAGCTATGCGAGAAAATGATACGGTCAAAAAAGCATTAGGTGATCACATTTATAATCAATTTATTAACTCTAAATCTATTGAATGGGATTACTATCGTACGCAAGTCAGCGAATGGGAAGTTGACCAATACATGAAACAATATTAA
- a CDS encoding MerR family transcriptional regulator: protein MDNDKIRRNMPVFPMSVVSKLTDLTARQIRYYETHELIFPSRTEGNKRLFSLNDLETLLTIKHLLEKGFNMKGIKQIMLEEQNNLNNEEALLRKQMLVDTTQKPQRDSIPLNRGDLSRFFK, encoded by the coding sequence ATGGATAACGATAAAATTCGACGCAACATGCCTGTATTTCCGATGAGTGTTGTCAGTAAGTTAACGGATTTAACTGCACGTCAAATTCGTTATTATGAAACACATGAACTCATTTTCCCTTCAAGAACAGAGGGAAATAAACGTTTGTTCTCATTAAATGATTTAGAAACGTTACTTACCATAAAGCATTTACTTGAAAAAGGCTTTAATATGAAAGGCATTAAACAAATCATGCTTGAAGAACAAAATAATTTGAATAATGAAGAAGCGCTTTTAAGAAAGCAAATGCTCGTTGATACGACGCAAAAACCTCAAAGAGATTCTATACCACTAAACCGTGGTGACTTATCACGCTTTTTCAAATAA
- a CDS encoding methionine gamma-lyase family protein, whose amino-acid sequence MNNISHLIQEVEADLEPHFKAIEQRAFENQARVLDAFHHVKITEADLQGSTGYGYDDFGRDRLEAVYANVFKAEDALVRPQIISGTHAITIALQSLLKHGDELLYITGRPYDTLLEVIGVNGNGIESLIERGVTYQDVPLKEGCIDIDTVLQTIHDKTKVIAIQRSKGYDQRPSIHIDEIENAIKKIKAQHPHLTIFIDNCYGEFVETREPIEVGADLIAGSLIKNPGGGLAKIGGYIVGRKDLVERCGYRLTAPGIGKEAGASLGSLHEMYQGFFLSPHVVSQSLKGALFTSLLLEKLNMKTTPRYYEPRTDLIQTVSFETKEQMIQFCQSIQHNSPINAHFSPEPSYMPGYEDDVIMAAGTFVQGSSIELSADGPIRPPYEAYVQGGLTYEHVKLAVSRAVSQLIDKKLI is encoded by the coding sequence ATGAATAATATTTCACATTTAATCCAAGAGGTAGAAGCAGACCTCGAACCCCACTTTAAAGCCATCGAACAACGTGCTTTTGAAAATCAAGCGCGTGTGTTAGATGCATTTCATCATGTCAAAATCACTGAAGCTGATTTACAAGGTTCAACGGGTTATGGCTATGATGATTTTGGACGAGATCGCCTAGAAGCGGTTTACGCAAATGTATTTAAAGCAGAAGATGCCTTAGTGCGACCACAAATTATTTCAGGCACACATGCGATCACGATTGCATTACAAAGTTTACTCAAACACGGAGATGAGCTGCTCTATATTACGGGACGACCATACGATACGTTGTTAGAAGTCATCGGTGTTAACGGCAATGGTATTGAGAGTTTGATAGAACGTGGAGTGACGTATCAAGATGTACCACTGAAAGAAGGTTGTATCGACATCGATACCGTCCTTCAAACCATTCATGACAAAACAAAAGTGATAGCGATTCAGCGTTCAAAAGGATATGACCAACGTCCATCTATTCATATCGATGAAATAGAAAATGCCATTAAAAAAATTAAAGCGCAACACCCACACTTGACGATTTTTATTGATAATTGTTATGGAGAATTTGTGGAAACACGTGAACCCATTGAAGTGGGGGCTGATCTCATAGCAGGATCACTCATTAAAAATCCAGGCGGTGGGCTTGCGAAAATTGGTGGCTACATTGTCGGGAGAAAAGACTTAGTTGAACGTTGTGGCTATCGTTTAACAGCACCAGGAATAGGAAAAGAAGCGGGGGCATCGCTAGGATCATTACATGAAATGTATCAGGGCTTTTTCTTGAGTCCCCATGTCGTGAGCCAAAGTTTAAAAGGTGCACTTTTTACAAGCTTATTATTGGAAAAATTAAATATGAAAACAACGCCGCGTTATTATGAACCACGAACAGATTTAATTCAAACTGTATCATTTGAGACGAAAGAACAAATGATACAATTTTGTCAAAGTATTCAACATAACTCGCCAATTAATGCACATTTTAGTCCTGAGCCAAGCTATATGCCCGGATATGAAGATGACGTTATTATGGCGGCAGGTACTTTTGTACAAGGATCTTCAATTGAATTGTCGGCAGATGGTCCTATTCGACCTCCATATGAAGCTTATGTGCAAGGCGGCTTGACATATGAACATGTAAAGCTAGCAGTTTCGCGTGCAGTTTCACAATTAATAGATAAAAAGTTAATTTAA
- the hflX gene encoding GTPase HflX, with translation MTYRQSYSTEKIKEKALLIGVHTQSSEFNFESTMSELEALSDTCGLEVKGTLSQNLKDMHPKHYMGKGKLQEVQDAVHFHDIDVIVTNDELTTAQSKHLNDILGIKIIDRTQLILEIFAMRAQSKEGKLQVEFAQLDYLLPRLMGHGKSLSRLGGGIGTRGPGETKLETDRRHIRTRMNEIKRKLKEVEIHRERYRQQREQNEVFQIALVGYTNAGKSSWFNVLTEDETYEKNQLFATLDPKTRQITINDGFQLVISDTVGFIQKLPTTLIDAFKSTLVEAKQADLLIHVVDASHKEAKIQYETVLQLIKDLNMDHIPQVVLFNKKDLMHEAPPISPHASLSVSSKDEQDQKRVRQLLFEQLKRQLTHYETSLEVAKADQLYTLKRHTLVTSIDFNETDETYHIQGYRK, from the coding sequence ATGACGTATAGACAAAGTTATTCAACCGAAAAAATTAAAGAAAAAGCGCTATTGATAGGGGTGCATACACAATCCTCTGAATTTAATTTTGAAAGTACGATGTCTGAATTAGAGGCGCTTTCAGATACATGTGGTTTAGAAGTTAAGGGGACATTATCGCAAAATTTAAAAGATATGCACCCTAAACATTATATGGGGAAAGGGAAATTGCAAGAAGTCCAAGATGCTGTTCACTTTCACGACATAGATGTCATCGTCACCAATGATGAACTTACGACAGCACAGTCTAAACACTTAAATGATATATTAGGTATTAAAATAATTGATAGAACCCAACTCATCTTAGAGATTTTTGCTATGCGCGCTCAAAGTAAAGAAGGTAAACTGCAAGTGGAATTTGCGCAATTAGATTATTTACTACCACGTTTAATGGGGCATGGGAAAAGCCTATCACGTTTAGGCGGTGGAATTGGAACGCGAGGACCGGGTGAAACAAAACTCGAAACAGATCGACGTCACATCCGTACGAGAATGAATGAAATTAAACGTAAATTAAAAGAGGTCGAAATTCATCGTGAACGATATCGTCAACAAAGAGAACAAAATGAAGTGTTTCAAATCGCACTTGTTGGATATACAAATGCTGGAAAATCTTCATGGTTCAATGTATTAACAGAAGACGAAACGTATGAAAAAAATCAATTATTTGCAACGCTCGACCCAAAAACTAGACAAATCACTATAAATGATGGTTTTCAATTGGTCATTTCAGATACGGTAGGATTCATTCAAAAATTGCCGACTACATTGATTGATGCATTTAAATCAACGCTAGTAGAAGCGAAACAAGCTGATTTATTAATTCATGTTGTTGATGCGAGCCATAAAGAAGCTAAAATTCAATATGAAACCGTATTACAACTGATTAAAGATTTAAATATGGATCACATCCCGCAAGTCGTTTTATTTAATAAAAAAGATTTGATGCATGAAGCGCCACCTATAAGTCCTCACGCATCATTGAGTGTATCTTCTAAAGATGAACAGGATCAAAAACGGGTGAGACAATTATTATTTGAACAGCTTAAAAGACAACTTACGCATTATGAAACTTCATTGGAAGTTGCAAAAGCGGATCAATTATATACTTTAAAACGTCATACATTAGTGACATCTATAGATTTTAATGAGACAGATGAAACCTATCACATACAAGGATATCGAAAATAA
- a CDS encoding glutathione peroxidase gives MQLYDIEVEQSNGDTYTLSKYKGDVMLIVNTASECGFTPQFKDLQALYEQYKDQGFIVLGFPCNQFGHQEPGSGAEATQNCQLNYGVTFPMHQKIEVNGTHAHPLFQFLKSQQSGLLNEKIKWNFTKFLIDRDGNVVKRFSPQKQPLQLSEAIESLL, from the coding sequence ATGCAATTATATGATATCGAAGTGGAACAATCCAATGGTGACACATATACATTATCTAAATATAAAGGCGACGTCATGTTAATCGTCAATACGGCAAGTGAATGTGGATTTACACCTCAGTTTAAAGACTTACAAGCACTTTATGAACAATATAAAGATCAAGGCTTTATAGTACTTGGATTTCCATGTAATCAATTTGGGCATCAAGAACCAGGTTCTGGTGCTGAAGCTACGCAAAATTGTCAATTAAACTACGGTGTCACATTTCCAATGCATCAAAAAATAGAAGTAAATGGCACACATGCACATCCACTTTTTCAGTTTTTAAAATCACAACAATCTGGATTACTGAATGAGAAAATAAAATGGAATTTCACAAAATTTTTAATCGATCGTGATGGAAATGTCGTGAAACGTTTTTCACCACAAAAACAACCGCTCCAACTCTCTGAAGCCATTGAAAGTTTATTGTAA
- the hfq gene encoding RNA chaperone Hfq codes for MFDKQDIQETYLENFKNEEKELTVFLTNGFQLRGTIADYDQHVVDFLSQGKHHLIYKHAISTFLEGTN; via the coding sequence ATGTTTGACAAACAAGATATTCAAGAAACGTATCTCGAAAACTTTAAAAATGAGGAGAAAGAATTAACAGTCTTCTTAACGAATGGTTTTCAACTAAGAGGTACAATTGCAGATTATGATCAGCATGTGGTTGATTTTCTTTCTCAAGGAAAACATCATTTAATCTATAAACATGCCATTAGTACATTTTTAGAAGGTACAAATTAA
- the miaA gene encoding tRNA (adenosine(37)-N6)-dimethylallyltransferase MiaA → MSEKKPLLIVIVGPTASGKTELSVELAQRINGEIISGDSMQVYKHMDIGTAKVSPDEMKGIPHHLIDILSPDETFTAFDFQQRVKPLIEDITQRGKVPIIAGGTGLYIQSVIYNYEFDNEEVSVDKEAEVAEKMRLLSTFSNEALHNYLGTFDPVSQANIHPNNRQRVERAVSYYLKTKKILSNRKKSHQLTENYDTLLLGIEMSRDTLYHRINKRVDIMLSQGLMDEVQHLIELGYESCQSMQAIGYKELIPVVHNELEMDQAADLLKQHSRNYAKRQLTWFKNKLNVHWLDRERMSLPEMLDDILTQIHKRRNEHV, encoded by the coding sequence GTGAGTGAAAAAAAGCCTTTATTAATCGTTATTGTTGGCCCGACTGCGAGCGGTAAAACAGAATTAAGTGTGGAACTTGCCCAAAGAATAAATGGAGAAATCATTAGTGGAGATTCCATGCAAGTGTATAAACATATGGATATTGGAACGGCAAAAGTTTCACCAGATGAAATGAAAGGAATCCCACATCATTTGATAGATATTTTATCACCTGATGAAACGTTTACTGCTTTTGACTTTCAACAACGTGTCAAACCATTAATTGAAGACATTACGCAGCGTGGTAAAGTTCCTATCATTGCTGGTGGGACAGGATTATATATTCAATCTGTAATTTATAATTATGAATTTGACAATGAAGAGGTGTCAGTTGATAAAGAAGCAGAAGTTGCCGAAAAAATGCGTCTTCTTAGTACGTTTTCAAATGAAGCATTACATAATTATTTAGGAACGTTCGATCCTGTCTCACAAGCAAACATTCATCCAAATAACCGTCAACGCGTTGAGAGAGCGGTTTCATACTATTTAAAGACGAAAAAAATTTTGAGTAATCGCAAGAAAAGTCACCAATTAACAGAAAATTATGATACATTATTATTAGGGATAGAAATGTCGCGCGATACATTGTATCATAGAATAAATAAACGTGTAGACATTATGTTGTCTCAAGGTTTAATGGATGAAGTGCAACACCTTATTGAATTAGGTTATGAATCATGTCAAAGTATGCAAGCGATTGGTTATAAAGAACTTATACCTGTGGTGCATAATGAACTTGAAATGGACCAGGCAGCAGATTTGTTAAAACAGCATTCAAGAAATTATGCTAAACGACAATTAACCTGGTTTAAAAACAAACTTAATGTTCATTGGTTAGATAGAGAGAGAATGTCACTTCCAGAAATGCTAGATGATATTTTAACCCAAATACACAAAAGGAGAAATGAACATGTTTGA
- a CDS encoding alpha/beta hydrolase, which yields MVKKETMKIALSDETILEAKIDCADHEAVGIVHIFHGMAEHMDRYERLVTLFNQQGYHVIRHNHRGHGKAINTLRGHFNSVDEVVHDAHEIKTTLQPTINETLPYIILGHSMGSIIARRYVQLYPNNADGLILTGTALFPKWKGYVNTIALKLVTLLTGKKRRLKWINHLVTGTFNKKFKPTRTPSDWISSDEHEVDIFIQDEYTGFFVSNQLVYSVMHHIMKTAQLKEIARMDPNLPILLIAGKADPFGDYGNGIRRLGKVLKRGGIKHITVQLYKQKRHEILFEKDKETVWRHMLDWMSRQIIKKKSE from the coding sequence ATGGTTAAGAAAGAAACCATGAAAATCGCATTATCTGATGAAACTATTTTAGAAGCGAAAATCGATTGTGCTGATCATGAAGCAGTAGGGATTGTACATATTTTTCACGGAATGGCAGAGCATATGGATCGTTACGAACGTCTTGTAACACTGTTTAATCAGCAAGGATACCATGTAATTCGCCACAACCATCGTGGTCATGGAAAAGCGATAAACACACTACGAGGGCATTTCAATTCTGTAGATGAAGTCGTTCATGATGCACATGAAATAAAAACGACGTTACAACCTACCATAAATGAGACGCTACCCTACATCATTTTAGGACATTCGATGGGGTCGATTATCGCACGACGTTATGTCCAATTGTATCCTAATAATGCTGATGGCTTAATTCTAACTGGCACTGCATTATTCCCGAAATGGAAAGGCTATGTCAATACAATCGCATTAAAACTTGTCACTTTATTAACTGGCAAAAAACGACGCTTAAAATGGATTAATCATCTTGTAACAGGTACTTTCAATAAAAAATTCAAACCGACCCGTACACCGAGTGATTGGATCAGTTCGGACGAGCATGAGGTAGATATCTTTATACAGGATGAATATACTGGTTTTTTTGTATCAAACCAGCTAGTGTATAGCGTCATGCATCATATTATGAAAACAGCACAATTAAAAGAAATAGCAAGAATGGATCCCAATTTACCTATTTTACTTATTGCTGGAAAAGCGGATCCATTTGGTGATTATGGAAACGGTATACGTCGACTTGGTAAAGTGTTAAAGAGAGGCGGTATTAAGCATATTACCGTACAACTTTATAAACAAAAGAGACATGAAATATTATTTGAAAAAGATAAAGAAACGGTATGGCGTCATATGTTAGACTGGATGAGTCGTCAAATTATAAAGAAAAAAAGTGAGTGA
- a CDS encoding glycerol-3-phosphate dehydrogenase/oxidase, whose product MGRLSTLQRDSVKEKMQQEEYDLVIVGGGITGAGVALDASARGMKVALLEMQDFASGTSSRSTKLVHGGLRYLKQFQVGVVAETGREREIVYENGPHVTTPEWMLLPMHKGGTFGKFSTSIGLAVYDRLAGVKKSERKRMLNVQETKDKEPLVKQDGLKGGGYYVEYRTDDARMTIEVMKKAAEFGADIINYAKVSQFLYDNRNKVNGVRVIDRIKNEQFEIHGKKVVNATGPWVDDVRSNDYSKNNKELRLTKGVHVVFDESKFPLHQAVYFDTEKDGRMIFAIPRDGKTYVGTTDTFYNNDKASPLVNQEDRDYLINAINYMFPTVHVKDEDIESTWAGIRPLILEEGKDPSEISRKDEIWEGDSGLLTIAGGKLTGYRHMANEIVDRVAKRLKQEYKLEFKPANTKNIPMSGGDVGGSKNFESFVEDKVKQAKGYNLDEKVARQLAKKYGSNVDELFALTQAAQHQSTGLPLEMYVELLYGVQNELVVKPTDFLIRRTGALYFDIDSVQKYKDIVTNVLADLIGYDDNTKAVYKQELEDAITHAIHGQHQSATA is encoded by the coding sequence ATGGGACGTTTATCAACGTTACAACGTGATTCAGTAAAGGAAAAAATGCAACAAGAAGAATATGATTTAGTGATTGTCGGGGGCGGCATCACAGGTGCAGGTGTAGCTTTAGATGCTTCAGCGCGCGGGATGAAAGTCGCATTATTAGAAATGCAAGATTTTGCATCAGGTACAAGTTCTCGTTCAACTAAACTTGTGCATGGTGGATTACGATATTTAAAACAATTCCAAGTAGGCGTCGTAGCTGAAACAGGTAGAGAACGTGAAATTGTATATGAAAACGGTCCGCATGTGACTACACCAGAATGGATGTTATTACCGATGCATAAAGGGGGAACATTTGGTAAGTTTTCAACGTCAATTGGTTTAGCCGTGTATGATCGTTTAGCAGGTGTAAAAAAATCAGAGCGAAAACGCATGTTGAACGTACAAGAAACAAAAGATAAAGAGCCACTCGTTAAACAAGATGGTTTAAAAGGCGGCGGCTACTATGTAGAATATCGTACAGATGATGCCCGCATGACTATTGAAGTCATGAAAAAAGCAGCTGAATTTGGTGCAGATATTATTAACTATGCGAAAGTAAGTCAATTTTTATATGATAATCGTAACAAAGTGAACGGTGTGCGTGTCATTGACCGTATTAAAAATGAGCAATTTGAAATTCATGGTAAAAAAGTAGTGAATGCAACTGGTCCTTGGGTAGATGATGTACGTAGCAATGATTATTCAAAAAATAATAAAGAACTACGTTTAACTAAAGGTGTGCATGTTGTTTTTGATGAATCAAAATTCCCATTACATCAAGCTGTCTATTTTGATACTGAAAAAGACGGTCGTATGATATTTGCAATTCCTCGAGACGGCAAAACATATGTTGGTACAACGGATACGTTTTATAATAACGACAAGGCAAGTCCTTTAGTAAACCAAGAAGACCGTGATTACTTAATCAATGCGATAAACTACATGTTTCCAACTGTTCATGTTAAAGATGAAGACATTGAATCAACATGGGCTGGTATTCGTCCACTAATACTTGAAGAAGGCAAAGATCCATCTGAAATTTCTCGTAAAGATGAAATTTGGGAAGGAGATTCAGGTCTCTTAACTATTGCGGGCGGTAAATTAACAGGTTATCGTCATATGGCAAATGAAATTGTAGATCGCGTTGCGAAACGTTTAAAACAAGAGTATAAATTAGAATTTAAACCAGCGAATACCAAAAATATCCCAATGTCTGGTGGCGATGTCGGTGGTAGTAAAAACTTCGAATCATTTGTTGAAGACAAAGTGAAACAAGCAAAAGGATATAATTTAGATGAAAAAGTGGCACGCCAGTTAGCCAAAAAATATGGATCAAATGTAGATGAATTATTCGCGCTAACACAAGCTGCACAACACCAAAGTACTGGTTTACCTTTAGAGATGTATGTTGAATTATTATATGGGGTTCAAAATGAGCTGGTTGTTAAACCAACAGACTTCTTAATTCGTCGTACTGGTGCACTGTACTTTGATATCGACTCAGTTCAAAAATATAAAGATATCGTAACCAATGTTTTAGCTGATTTAATCGGCTATGACGACAATACAAAAGCAGTTTACAAACAAGAATTAGAAGATGCTATCACACACGCCATTCATGGACAACATCAATCAGCAACAGCATAA
- a CDS encoding MIP/aquaporin family protein, with amino-acid sequence MNIYLAEFIGTAILLLMGGGVVANVVLRKSKGEGADWIVIAIGWGLAVTLGIYAVGNFSGAHLNPAVTLAFAVTGDFPWSQVPGYIAAQILGGIVGAVLTWLTYLPHWRATEDKEAKLGVFSTAPAIRNYTANFITEIIGTAVLTSALLFIGTNKFTDGLNPVIVGLLIVGIGVSLGGPTGYAINPARDLGPRIAHAILPIHGKGQSDWQYAIVPILGPITGGILGAVLYRLFFQGTFDVWTIVAIVLLVVTLVIGSILNKKIKHKDFGAI; translated from the coding sequence ATGAATATCTACTTAGCTGAATTTATCGGAACGGCGATACTCCTCTTAATGGGTGGTGGCGTTGTTGCGAACGTCGTTTTACGTAAATCAAAAGGTGAAGGTGCTGACTGGATTGTCATTGCAATCGGTTGGGGTTTAGCTGTAACTTTAGGAATTTACGCTGTAGGAAACTTTTCAGGTGCGCATCTTAATCCTGCAGTAACACTTGCTTTTGCGGTGACTGGAGATTTTCCATGGTCTCAAGTGCCTGGATATATTGCAGCACAAATTTTAGGTGGTATTGTTGGTGCTGTATTAACATGGTTAACGTATTTACCACATTGGCGTGCAACAGAAGATAAAGAAGCTAAATTGGGTGTGTTTTCGACAGCACCTGCCATTCGTAACTACACAGCGAACTTTATTACAGAAATCATTGGTACAGCTGTATTGACATCAGCATTATTATTTATAGGTACGAACAAATTTACAGATGGTCTTAACCCTGTAATTGTTGGTTTACTAATTGTTGGGATTGGAGTAAGTTTAGGTGGTCCAACGGGATATGCCATTAACCCAGCTCGTGATTTAGGTCCACGTATTGCACATGCTATTTTGCCTATTCATGGTAAAGGTCAAAGTGATTGGCAGTATGCAATAGTACCAATTTTAGGTCCTATTACTGGTGGTATTTTAGGTGCAGTGCTTTATCGCTTGTTCTTCCAAGGTACATTTGATGTGTGGACAATTGTTGCAATTGTTTTACTTGTAGTAACATTAGTCATTGGAAGTATTTTAAATAAAAAAATTAAGCATAAAGACTTTGGTGCAATCTAA
- a CDS encoding S66 family peptidase, translated as MIKPKQLKQGDTIAIVSPSSGLAGEPHIRWRTEQGIRFIENMGYRVKVMPNTLNGLQWNYDHPEARAKSLMAAFQDDEVKAIVCTIGGYESVRIIPYLEPTVIQQHPKIFIGYSDITVLHVYFNQLGLTTFYGPALLTDFAENGGADPYTMTSLFSLISECLPYGELKPVPYYRKYGLKWEEHLRHFERDKIPAHEFEVLQGHGSVSGPLVGGCFESLDKLRGTTYFPALETFDEAVLFIETSEVHSSPWSFEESLRTWGLMGILNCINALIIGRPHDGVFQNEYHASILKVLKEFQADDLIVIGHVPIGHNEPKATLPMGAIVTVQTQPCKIVINTSAVSQI; from the coding sequence ATGATAAAGCCGAAACAACTTAAACAAGGGGATACGATTGCTATCGTATCTCCGTCGTCAGGTTTAGCAGGTGAACCGCATATTCGCTGGCGAACAGAACAAGGAATACGCTTTATAGAGAACATGGGGTACCGTGTTAAGGTGATGCCCAATACGCTAAATGGACTTCAGTGGAATTATGACCATCCAGAAGCACGTGCAAAGTCATTAATGGCGGCATTTCAGGACGATGAGGTCAAAGCAATTGTATGTACGATTGGTGGCTATGAATCTGTACGCATTATTCCATATTTAGAGCCAACAGTCATTCAACAGCATCCTAAAATCTTTATTGGATACTCTGATATTACAGTCTTGCATGTTTATTTCAATCAACTGGGTTTAACGACATTTTACGGACCAGCATTATTAACAGATTTTGCGGAAAATGGGGGAGCAGATCCTTATACGATGACGTCACTCTTTTCATTAATTAGTGAATGTTTACCATATGGGGAATTAAAACCTGTGCCATATTATCGGAAATATGGATTAAAATGGGAGGAACATTTGCGTCATTTTGAACGTGACAAAATACCTGCCCATGAATTTGAAGTCTTGCAAGGTCATGGTTCGGTGTCGGGCCCATTAGTGGGTGGGTGTTTCGAGTCTCTAGATAAATTAAGAGGGACAACTTATTTTCCAGCGCTCGAAACCTTCGATGAGGCGGTACTATTCATTGAAACATCGGAAGTGCACTCATCACCATGGTCGTTTGAAGAATCCTTACGCACGTGGGGGCTCATGGGTATTTTGAATTGTATAAATGCGTTAATTATAGGGCGACCACACGATGGCGTCTTTCAAAATGAATATCATGCTTCAATTTTGAAAGTATTAAAAGAATTTCAAGCGGATGATTTAATTGTGATTGGTCATGTACCAATTGGACATAATGAGCCTAAAGCAACATTGCCTATGGGTGCAATCGTTACCGTACAAACTCAACCGTGCAAAATTGTGATTAACACTTCGGCAGTTTCTCAAATATAA